Sequence from the Thermomicrobiales bacterium genome:
GGTCTTGTCGCCAAAGACGACGATTCTGATGATGCCCACGTTCGATTCCTCGTCGAGCCGGTAGGTCACGACGGGAACAGGAATCTTGCGGCGCTCCACATCGAGGGACATGGGTGGTTCTGTCCCGCGTTGCAGCTGGAGATGCACCGACTCCCCGGCCGGGCCTTTGAGCAAGTCGAGGGCGTCGGCGTCCGTCAGACCTTCGACCGAGACGCCATCGATTTGCAGGATGACATCGCCAGCAAGTATCCCTGCCTCCTCGGCCGGTGATCCGGGGATCGGCGCGACGATGGTCATCTTCCCATCGCGGGTGGCCACCCAAACGCCGATTCCCTCGAAGGTGCCTTCGAGCTGATTCGCTGCCTGTTGCTGATCGTCCGGTGGCAGGTAGACGGAGTAACCGTCCAGCCCCTCGGCCAACCCGGTAAGGGCTCGTCCCTCGAGGTCGCTCCAAAACTCGTCACCGGTCTCGCCATCCTGCGGACGTCCGTAATACTCCTCATTGATCAGTTCCTCGACCTGCGACAGCCGATCGAGGTTGTCGTTCGCATCCGAGGCCGGCGCGATAACGGAATCGACTCCCAGGGTGTCTGGTAGCCATTCCCGTTGCGCAAGCGCTCCGAGGAAGAAGGCAGTGAGCGCAATGAGCACGCCCATGCTGATCAGGAAGGTCAGCAGGATTGGCTTTCGTATCGTGACAGCAGAATCGGACATGGAAAGCTCTCGAGGCAGGAACAAGCGGCGGCGCATTCGCGCGTCGCGTCGACACCCTTGATAATACGTGGCGAATATGAAGGGGAGCCAACCCTCAGGGCCCGACAGAGGTCAGGAAGGGAAGCTGGGTGTTTCTCGCGATCGATGTCGGCAACACAAATGTGCACATTGGGCTGACCGAGGATCTGACGGCGCCTTGGCTGAGAACGTTCCGGTTCTCCTCCGCACGTGATCGGACAGCTGATGAATGGCACGCGCTCCTCGATGTCCATTTCGAGGCACTCACCTGCGACGATTGCATTGTTGCGATGTGCAGCGTTGTCCCCGCCATTACCCGCAGCCTGACCGAGTATGTGGAGCAGCGGTTCGGGATTTCTCCGTTGCTGGTATCGAGCCAACTACCGCTCGGCATCGAGGTCTGCACCGATCAGCCACGCGAAACCGGCACCGATCGCCTGACCAACGCGGTCGCGGTCGATGTGCTCTACGGCCGTCCGGCCATCGTCGTCGACTTTGGAACGGCGACCAAGGTAGATGCGCTCGACGCGGATGGCCGCTTTCTTGGAGGAGCGATCGCTACAGGTCTGGGTGTAAGCATGGATGCGCTTGCGTCACGGGCTGCGCGTCTGTACGCCGTCCCAATCGAGATTCCGCGCGAGGCAATCGGACGCAACACCACACACGCGGTACAGGCCGGGGTGGTACTCGGACACCTGAAGATGGTCGAAGGCCTGGTCGAAATGGCCAAAGCCGAGCTCGGCGGCTGCGAGACCGTCGTGCTCACCGGTGGCAACGGCGCGCTCTTCTCCGAACGTTCCTCGGAATTGGGCCCATACGAAGCCAACCTCACCCTCGAAGGCCTTCGCTTCATTGCGCAGCGTGCCCAATCGGCGACCGGGCAGTAGACAGACGAACACGCCCATTTCCATGAATTCGATTGCGGTCGATTGTGGCCGGACCTTGGACCTTTCTATAATGTCTTCACGATTGCTTGCGTCCTAAGGAGGTCTGCTCGATGCAGACGATCCGCAACCGAAGCCGTCAGCCTGATTGCAACGCCCCGGGAACGGTGCGCGCCATCGGCTGGCGAGCGGCCGCATATTCAGTCGCTCGACCGCCCATCTACGCATGATGGGTCAACCGGCCTGAACGGCTCTCGATGAAGGAGACCCCGTGAAGCAGTACACAGCTGACAAGATTCGCAACATCGGCCTCTTTTCCCACGGTGGCGCGGGAAAGACATCATTGGCCGAGGCGATGCTGTTCGTCTCCGGGGCGACGAC
This genomic interval carries:
- a CDS encoding S41 family peptidase; its protein translation is MSDSAVTIRKPILLTFLISMGVLIALTAFFLGALAQREWLPDTLGVDSVIAPASDANDNLDRLSQVEELINEEYYGRPQDGETGDEFWSDLEGRALTGLAEGLDGYSVYLPPDDQQQAANQLEGTFEGIGVWVATRDGKMTIVAPIPGSPAEEAGILAGDVILQIDGVSVEGLTDADALDLLKGPAGESVHLQLQRGTEPPMSLDVERRKIPVPVVTYRLDEESNVGIIRIVVFGDKTAAELDAALQAAKNDGVDGIILDLRNNGGGWVQSAQQTIGRFVPEDAGPALWEDTDPGRTGDEKEQPIISGDVNAYDIPLVVLVNNGTASSAEIVAGALRDYERATIVGETTFGKGSVQRVHVFEDGSSFRLTFAHWLTPNEEVIDKVGIAPDVVASRTPDSEIGDAQLDAAIQVLTTSTGTPVA
- a CDS encoding type III pantothenate kinase; protein product: MFLAIDVGNTNVHIGLTEDLTAPWLRTFRFSSARDRTADEWHALLDVHFEALTCDDCIVAMCSVVPAITRSLTEYVEQRFGISPLLVSSQLPLGIEVCTDQPRETGTDRLTNAVAVDVLYGRPAIVVDFGTATKVDALDADGRFLGGAIATGLGVSMDALASRAARLYAVPIEIPREAIGRNTTHAVQAGVVLGHLKMVEGLVEMAKAELGGCETVVLTGGNGALFSERSSELGPYEANLTLEGLRFIAQRAQSATGQ